A portion of the Corynebacterium occultum genome contains these proteins:
- the uxaC gene encoding glucuronate isomerase: MSTSHASHPDRLLPADPATRDIARRLLANVEELPIISPHGHLDPAMFTSDEAFPDPTSLLISPDHYVTRVLHSAGVDLADLGVGGHECDPREAWRIFCRNWGLFPGTASGYWLEQEFEHVFQINPDRISAENADEIYDELSAIIARPDFRPRALAEEFDLEVLATTDDPMDTLEHHRALAEDPTFSPRVLPTFRPDAYTKMYRPDFAANVEKLIDSAGEGKGGYEGYLQAMRSRRQYFIDHGATSSDHGTHNADTAPLSPAEAQALLDKGLRGEATFAEALAFEANMTYRFAEMAQEDGLVMTIHPGVYRNHSSSAAEKFGADTGHDIPFQLEYTRGMQPLLSDFGENPDFHLVLFSIDETVFSRELAPLAGYYPSTFVGAPWWFIDEIDAMNRFRAATTGITGFSRYSGFIDDTRAYCSIPARHNTSRRVEAGYLARLVAEHRLSEDRAAEIIVDLIDASPRRVFKL, from the coding sequence ATGAGTACGTCACATGCCTCGCATCCGGACCGGCTGCTCCCGGCCGATCCCGCCACCCGCGACATCGCCCGGCGGTTACTGGCCAACGTCGAGGAACTGCCCATCATCTCCCCTCATGGGCACCTCGACCCGGCGATGTTCACCAGCGACGAAGCTTTCCCGGACCCCACCTCGCTCCTGATCAGCCCCGATCACTATGTCACCCGGGTGCTGCATTCCGCCGGTGTGGACCTGGCTGACCTGGGCGTGGGAGGTCATGAATGTGACCCCCGCGAAGCGTGGCGCATCTTCTGCCGCAACTGGGGACTCTTCCCAGGCACCGCCTCCGGATACTGGCTGGAGCAGGAATTTGAGCATGTCTTCCAGATCAACCCGGACCGCATCAGCGCCGAGAACGCCGATGAGATCTACGATGAACTCTCCGCCATCATCGCCCGGCCGGACTTTCGTCCCCGCGCCCTGGCGGAGGAGTTCGACCTGGAGGTCCTGGCCACCACCGATGATCCGATGGACACCCTGGAGCATCACCGGGCCCTGGCCGAGGACCCCACCTTCTCCCCACGGGTGCTGCCCACCTTCCGCCCCGATGCCTACACCAAGATGTACCGCCCGGACTTCGCCGCGAACGTCGAGAAGCTCATCGACAGCGCCGGTGAGGGCAAGGGTGGTTATGAAGGCTATCTGCAGGCGATGCGCAGCCGCCGCCAGTACTTCATCGACCACGGTGCCACCTCCTCCGACCACGGCACCCACAACGCCGATACCGCACCCCTCTCCCCCGCTGAGGCCCAGGCCCTGCTGGACAAGGGACTCAGGGGCGAGGCCACCTTCGCTGAGGCACTGGCCTTCGAGGCGAACATGACCTACCGCTTCGCCGAAATGGCCCAGGAGGATGGCCTGGTGATGACCATCCACCCCGGTGTCTACCGCAACCACTCCTCCTCCGCAGCTGAGAAATTCGGTGCCGACACCGGCCACGACATTCCCTTCCAACTGGAATACACCCGCGGCATGCAGCCCCTGCTCAGTGACTTCGGCGAAAACCCGGACTTCCACCTGGTGCTCTTCAGCATCGATGAAACCGTCTTCTCCCGGGAACTGGCCCCCCTGGCCGGTTATTACCCCTCCACCTTCGTCGGCGCCCCCTGGTGGTTCATCGACGAGATCGATGCCATGAACCGCTTCCGGGCAGCCACCACCGGCATCACCGGTTTCTCCCGCTACTCCGGCTTCATCGACGACACCCGCGCCTACTGCTCCATCCCCGCCCGCCACAACACCTCCCGGCGCGTCGAAGCCGGTTATCTGGCACGCCTGGTCGCTGAGCACCGCCTCTCCGAGGACCGTGCCGCCGAAATTATTGTGGACCTTATCGACGCTTCCCCGAGGAGAGTGTTCAAGCTGTGA
- a CDS encoding mannitol dehydrogenase family protein, whose protein sequence is MNNPKPLNRDTAQAPGPAPVRLIHLGLGAFHRAHQVYYTQQAETDPQQPQWGYASFTGRGPGMAELLSAQDGLYTLVTRSGEGDSPTLMSSLVEAHPASDVPALRELMVRPEVAVVTLTITEAGYHLAADGSLDTADPEVAGDVAKLREDLSPASLATATGRLISGLAARRAANAGGIAIMSCDNVAANGPVTRAAVCDMAREVDAELAAWVEAEVTFPSTSIDRITPRTEEELLAEVARETGFADASPVVTEPFASWVIEGEFPAGRPEWERAGVEFVSDIDAFESRKLWLLNGSHSLMAYYGQLRGHETVAEAIADPEVRRQVGLLWDEAANQLTAEELQVPAYRDSLIERFENPRIRHNLAQIAIDGGTKQRMRAVPILKAELGDGREGPGATFSIAAWIAYLLAADEIADTRAAELTAARKNADPVKALLAALDEDLANEEQVLARVRSQVEALS, encoded by the coding sequence GTGAACAACCCCAAGCCACTCAACCGCGACACCGCCCAGGCCCCCGGCCCCGCCCCGGTGAGACTGATCCACCTGGGTCTCGGCGCCTTCCACCGCGCCCACCAGGTGTACTACACCCAGCAGGCTGAAACTGATCCGCAGCAGCCGCAGTGGGGTTATGCCTCCTTCACCGGGCGCGGCCCGGGGATGGCGGAACTGCTCAGCGCCCAGGATGGGCTGTACACCCTGGTCACCCGCTCCGGTGAAGGGGACTCCCCCACCCTGATGAGCTCCCTGGTGGAGGCCCACCCGGCAAGTGATGTCCCCGCACTGCGGGAATTGATGGTCCGCCCCGAGGTTGCCGTGGTCACCCTGACCATCACCGAGGCCGGTTACCACCTGGCGGCCGATGGTTCCCTGGACACCGCCGACCCGGAGGTTGCCGGGGACGTCGCCAAGCTCAGGGAGGATCTGAGCCCGGCGAGTCTGGCCACCGCCACCGGCCGTCTGATCAGTGGCCTAGCTGCCCGCCGCGCCGCCAATGCCGGGGGAATCGCAATCATGAGCTGCGACAATGTTGCCGCCAATGGTCCGGTCACCCGGGCCGCGGTGTGCGACATGGCCCGCGAGGTCGATGCCGAACTGGCTGCCTGGGTCGAGGCGGAGGTCACCTTCCCCTCCACTTCCATTGACCGCATCACCCCCAGAACCGAGGAGGAGCTGCTGGCGGAGGTGGCCCGGGAAACCGGTTTCGCCGACGCCTCCCCGGTGGTCACCGAACCCTTCGCCAGCTGGGTGATCGAGGGTGAGTTCCCGGCCGGACGCCCGGAGTGGGAGCGCGCCGGGGTGGAGTTTGTCTCCGATATCGATGCCTTTGAGTCCCGCAAACTCTGGCTGCTCAACGGTTCCCATTCGCTGATGGCTTACTACGGGCAGCTGCGGGGGCATGAGACAGTCGCTGAGGCGATCGCAGATCCCGAGGTTCGTCGTCAGGTGGGGCTGCTCTGGGATGAGGCCGCGAATCAGCTGACCGCCGAGGAGTTGCAGGTCCCGGCTTATCGGGACTCCCTGATTGAGCGTTTCGAGAACCCCCGGATCCGTCACAACCTGGCCCAGATCGCCATTGATGGTGGCACGAAGCAGCGGATGCGTGCGGTGCCGATCCTCAAGGCGGAGCTTGGCGACGGCCGGGAGGGCCCCGGTGCCACCTTCTCCATCGCCGCCTGGATCGCCTATCTGCTGGCCGCTGATGAGATCGCCGATACCCGCGCTGCGGAGCTGACGGCCGCCCGGAAGAACGCGGACCCGGTCAAGGCGCTGCTGGCTGCCCTGGATGAAGATCTGGCCAATGAGGAGCAGGTGCTTGCCAGGGTACGCAGCCAGGTCGAGGCACTGTCCTGA
- the gntP gene encoding gluconate permease GntP gives MDTMHMDFLHIVWVVLGIGLMLLLNIKWKINAMVALLLAALLIGILEGFPLMDLLDTIQMGFGSTLGSLAIIVVFGAVIGKLMVDSGAAAQIADTLIAKMGIGKVKIAMVIAGTVFGLAMFYEVAFIILAPLIIAVAVEAKVPFMKIAIPAVAATTTAHSLFPPQPGPVALVDAYNADIGMVYILGIVIAIPTVAITGWVLPKFLGNLDYPVPKLLRSEDPVPVGERPSFAISMFVPLIPAILMIGATIANIWLSEGSMSHSIINFLGSSVISVSLAMAAAIYFFAIRPGRGIHWGMDTFEGAIKGIAMVVLIIGAGGALKQVIIDTGIGDYIGTLMNAGSLSPYLMAWLITVLIRLATGQGVVSAITAAGIISGALMDPSGVLVGVNPALLVLATAAGSNTLTHVNDASFWLFKGYFDLSVKDTLKTWGLLQLCNSLVGLGMVMLLSVFIG, from the coding sequence ATGGACACCATGCACATGGACTTCCTGCACATCGTGTGGGTGGTCCTCGGCATCGGCCTCATGCTGCTGCTGAACATCAAGTGGAAGATCAACGCGATGGTGGCGCTGCTGCTGGCAGCGCTGTTGATCGGCATCCTGGAGGGCTTCCCCCTCATGGATCTGCTGGACACCATCCAGATGGGCTTCGGTTCCACCCTGGGATCTTTGGCCATCATCGTGGTCTTCGGCGCGGTGATCGGCAAACTCATGGTCGACTCGGGTGCGGCGGCACAGATCGCAGACACCCTGATCGCGAAGATGGGCATCGGCAAGGTGAAGATCGCCATGGTGATCGCCGGCACCGTCTTCGGCCTGGCCATGTTCTATGAGGTGGCCTTCATCATCCTCGCCCCGCTGATCATCGCGGTGGCGGTGGAGGCGAAGGTCCCGTTCATGAAGATCGCCATCCCCGCGGTCGCGGCCACCACCACCGCCCACTCCCTCTTCCCGCCGCAGCCCGGTCCCGTCGCCCTGGTCGACGCCTATAACGCCGATATCGGCATGGTCTACATCCTGGGCATCGTCATCGCCATCCCGACCGTCGCCATCACCGGTTGGGTGCTGCCGAAGTTCCTGGGCAACCTGGACTACCCCGTCCCGAAGCTGCTGCGTTCCGAGGACCCGGTCCCGGTGGGGGAGCGCCCCTCCTTCGCCATCTCCATGTTCGTCCCCCTGATCCCCGCGATCCTGATGATCGGCGCCACCATCGCCAATATCTGGCTCAGCGAGGGCAGCATGTCCCACAGCATCATCAACTTCCTGGGATCCTCGGTGATCTCGGTGTCACTGGCGATGGCCGCCGCCATCTACTTCTTCGCCATCCGCCCGGGCCGCGGCATTCATTGGGGCATGGACACCTTCGAGGGGGCGATCAAGGGCATCGCCATGGTGGTGCTGATCATCGGTGCCGGAGGTGCCCTCAAGCAGGTCATCATCGACACGGGCATCGGTGACTACATCGGCACCCTGATGAACGCCGGTTCCCTCTCCCCCTACCTCATGGCCTGGTTGATCACCGTGCTGATCCGACTGGCCACCGGCCAGGGCGTGGTCTCCGCGATCACCGCCGCCGGCATCATCTCCGGTGCCCTGATGGACCCCAGTGGTGTTCTGGTCGGTGTGAACCCCGCCCTGCTGGTGCTGGCCACCGCCGCCGGCTCCAACACCCTCACCCACGTCAATGACGCCTCTTTCTGGCTCTTCAAGGGCTACTTCGATCTCTCGGTCAAGGACACCCTGAAGACCTGGGGCCTGCTGCAGCTGTGCAACTCCCTGGTCGGCCTGGGAATGGTCATGCTGCTGAGCGTCTTCATCGGTTAA